In a genomic window of Numenius arquata chromosome 5, bNumArq3.hap1.1, whole genome shotgun sequence:
- the UBE2D3 gene encoding ubiquitin-conjugating enzyme E2 D3 isoform X1, giving the protein MALKRINKELSDLARDPPAQCSAGPVGDDMFHWQATIMGPNDSPYQGGVFFLTIHFPTDYPFKPPKVAFTTRIYHPNINSNGSICLDILRSQWSPALTISKVLLSICSLLCDPNPDDPLVPEIARIYKTDRDKYNRLAREWTEKYAML; this is encoded by the exons gaactTAGTGACTTAGCCCGTGATCCTCCAGCGCAGTGTTCAGCAGGTCCTGTTGGAGATGACA TGTTTCATTGGCAAGCCACAATTATGGGACCT AATGACAGTCCGTATCAGGGTGGTGTATTCTTCTTGACAATTCACTTTCCTACAGACTACCCTTTCAAACCACCTAAG gTTGCATTTACAACAAGAATCTATCATCCAAATATTAACAGTAATGGCAGCATTTGTCTTGATATTCTAAGATCACAGTGGTCTCCTGCTTTAACTATTTCTAAAG ttctCTTATCCATTTGTTCACTGTTATGTGATCCAAATCCAGATGACCCACTAGTGCCAGAGATTGCACGTATCTATAAAACAGACAGAGACAA GTACAATAGGTTAGCAAGAGAGTGGACAGAGAAATACGCTATGCTGTAG
- the UBE2D3 gene encoding ubiquitin-conjugating enzyme E2 D3 isoform X2, whose product MALKRINKELSDLARDPPAQCSAGPVGDDMFHWQATIMGPNDSPYQGGVFFLTIHFPTDYPFKPPKVAFTTRIYHPNINSNGSICLDILRSQWSPALTISKVLLSICSLLCDPNPDDPLVPEIARIYKTDRDKYNRISREWTQKYAM is encoded by the exons gaactTAGTGACTTAGCCCGTGATCCTCCAGCGCAGTGTTCAGCAGGTCCTGTTGGAGATGACA TGTTTCATTGGCAAGCCACAATTATGGGACCT AATGACAGTCCGTATCAGGGTGGTGTATTCTTCTTGACAATTCACTTTCCTACAGACTACCCTTTCAAACCACCTAAG gTTGCATTTACAACAAGAATCTATCATCCAAATATTAACAGTAATGGCAGCATTTGTCTTGATATTCTAAGATCACAGTGGTCTCCTGCTTTAACTATTTCTAAAG ttctCTTATCCATTTGTTCACTGTTATGTGATCCAAATCCAGATGACCCACTAGTGCCAGAGATTGCACGTATCTATAAAACAGACAGAGACAA GTACAACAGAATATCTCGGGAATGGACTCAGAAGTATGCCATGTGA